TTTCCATGTTTTTAGGCGCAAATGCAAGATAAGAAAATTTACAATAAATTGCTCTGCAAAAATAGACAGACTCTTCAGGAGCAAAAATATTATTAAAAATTTGACGAAACAATCTATTATAACTGTATGCAAGATTAGAAGAGATTATCTCTTTAGTAAGATTCTCAGTCTGCTCCATATAGCGTATTTCTTTTATGGAATTAATTATTAATTCAGGATCTGCAAAAACTGGAAAAACAACTTCATTAACAATATTATTTTCTCGCTTTTTTGCAATAAACTCCATACGAATATGATTTTTATCTGCGATATAAAATTGTGAAAGCTTCATTACTTCAACAGGACGACGTCCTATTGCCATTAAAACTCCATAAAATTTTAATCTAATATCTCGACTTTGATTCAGTAGAAGCTTAATTATTTCAATATAGGTATTTAAATTAATTTTAACAAATATCTGCTCTTTCCTATAACTATTAATTTTTTCAATTTTATATTTATGAGCATAATCATTTAACCATTTTGGAGTTACAAACAAATCTATAAAATATTGAAAATAGGACTTCTCATCATTCATTTGATTTGAAAATATCAACTCTTCTATTTTTTTTCGATCTTTAATTCCTATATTTTTTAATTCTTTTATTCTTCTTGATTTCCAAAAAAATAAAAAAGTATTATCTCTTCTAATCCTTTCAATTACTGAAAGATTAATATATTCTTTAATTATTTTACGAGTCTTTGAAAGATTTAAAATTATTGAACGATTTGTAAATTTATCTTTTCTAAAAAGAATAGCTTTGTGATTCTCTGCAAGAATTTTTAGTTTTTCTTTCAATTTTAAATATGAAAGCTCGTTATTGAGATATTTTTTATATAGAATTTCTAATTCTTTTCTAAATATTTCAAAATCATTTTTTATCTTCACTTTTGGAGGCATATTAATTCAATTATACCAAGTTTAAAATCTTTAGCTAAGTAAAAAATTTCTGATTTTAAAAAAATATGCTTATATATTAAATTAAATTATATAATATGTACTAGGATGCATAATAAACCAAAGAAATATTCTATTCACACCGATAAATCTTTTTATTAATTTAAATCATAAAATAATAAACTTCGAATTTTAAATAAATTCTTTTATCTCCCAAAAAAAGAGCTATTTATAAATAGCTCTCTAATATTGTGTATCACAAGTTTTGCAATAGCAATTCTAAAAAAATTTCCTATTCTTTTTCCTGCAAAAGTAGAGCCTTATCATACGCTTTAATAAAGGGTAAATACATAAATACTGAAATAATCAATAATAATAAAACTAGAACAAACGATTTAATATCAAGCCCTGTAGAAAAAAAAGCTGCAATAGGAGCAGGGGTTGTCCATGGAACCAGAGTTCTAACCCTTTCAATAATTCCAAAATTAGTAAGAGTATATGCAACAATTATATTAAATATAGGGATAAGTAAAAAAGGAATGCCTAATATAGGATTTAAAACTATTGGTGCACCGAACATAATAGGTTCATTAATATTAAAAAGACCAGGCGCAAATGAAAGTCTACCTATAGCCTTTAGATGTTGGGATTTACTAAGCATCATAGCAATAGCAAGCCCTAGGGTTGCGCCAGCACCACCAATATACACAAATGAATCAAGAAATCCCCCCGCTAAAATATGAGGAAGTGGAAGATTGTCAGAAAGAGCCCTAATATTAGAATCAAGATTTGACAAAATTATAGGATTAAGAAGAGCAATAATAACATTGGTACCATGAAGACCACAAAACCATAATATATGAACAATAAAAGAAATTGTTAAAGTCCCAACTAAAGTATCGCTAATTTGCAAAACAGGCCTAAACATGCTCATAATTATTTCGGGAAAAAGGCTTCCTAAAGAACTTTGAATAGCAATATTAACACTTTGAGCTACAATTGAAAGCGCAACAACAGGAATTAAAGCTTCAAAAGATTTTAAAACAGCAGGCGGAACAGACTCTGGAAGCTTAATTGCCATATTTTTTTGAACTAAAAATTTATAAACCTCAACAGAAAAAATAGCAGCAATAATAGCCGTAAATACTCCTTGAGCACTAAAATATCTTGCATCAATTACAGGAAACCATGAATTGGGCTGAATTCCCCATTTAGCAGCATCTCCACCGTAAGGTATCCAATCTGATTGTCCAGCTAAAATTAAAAATGTATAAAGAGATAAAAATCCTCCTGTAATCCCACTAAGTTTATAATGATTAGATAAGTTATAACCAATACCAAAAACAACAAATATAGACATAATACCCATACTTACATAAAATGGCTGAACAAGATTTCCTTTATATTTAGCCATTAAATCAACATACCACTGTTGGTATAACAATGTTTGAGAATCTGTAAAGGGCAAATTAACTAAAAGTAAAATAAAAGAACCAACTATTAAAAAGGGCATAGAAAAAGTAAAGCCATCTCTTAAAGCAATTAAATATCTATTTGAACCAATTTTGCTAGCAATAGGAACTAAAGTAGTTTCAATAAAATCTTGAAAATTCATGAAAACCATCCTCCAATAAAAACTAATTAAAAGTTATAATTAATAACTTACAATATTTATTATAATATAATTTATCTCTCAATAAAAACTAATTAAAAGTTATAATTAATGACTTACAATATTTATAATAACATGGTATAATTAATAGCAATGATAATAAAATCCTTATAAGATATATTTATAATAAAATTATTTATTTTAAATATATCTTATAATATAATATTTGTAAGATATATTAAATAATATTAATTATTGCTTTATAAATAAAAGGAGTATATTTTATACATGAATAAAAAAATATATAGCATAGAAGAATTAATAGACAAAATAAGCATGCCTGTTGTAGCTTACTCTGGTGAGGCTAAAAGCTTTCTAAGAGAAGCTTTAGAATATGCCAAAAACAAAGAATATGACAAGGCAGAGCTTACTATACAAGAAAGTAAAAAATCCATTGCAAAGGCCCATGAAGCACACAGAGAAATAATACATCAATCAGCCACTAATCCAAACTCTGTCAAAACGCCTTTTATTTTAATTCATGCTGAAGATCATTTAATGTCTGCAATTTCAGAATTAAGCATTTTTGAAGAATTAATCAATGTTTACAAAATAATAAATGAAATAAAAAAATAGGAGAAAATATGAACATACTACTTGTATGTGGAGCTGGGATGTCCACAAGTATGCTGGTACAAAGAATTGAAAAATATGCCAAATCAAAAAATATAAATGCAACAATTGAAGCTATTGCTGAGACACGCCTTAGCGAAGTTGTTGACCGATTTGACGTTGTTTTACTTGCACCACAGTCAAGATTTAATAAAAAAAGACTTGAAGAAATCACAAAACCCAAAGGAATTCCAATCGAAATAATTAACACAATCGATTATGGAACAATGAATGGCGAAAAAGTATTACAACTTGCAATCAATGCATTTAACAATAAAAGTTCAGTTTAAGGAAGGCTAAAATGAAAGAAATTGGAATATCCATATACCCCAATGTAAGTCCTAAAAATAAAATTATTAAATATCTTGAAAAAAGTGCTCATTTTGGATTTACTCAAGTATTTACCTCTTTGCTCTATATTAACGGAAATGAATTTGACATATTCAAAGAATTACTTAGCATTGCAAATAAAAACGGAATGAAACCTATTATTGACGTAAGTCCTGAAATTTTCAAAGAATTAGGCATTGATCTTTCAAATCTTAGAAATTGTCCAAAACTAGATTATTTTAAAAAGCTTGGCGCCTGGGCAATTAGATTAGACAATACATTCACAGGCATTGAAGAATCATTAATGACTTTTAACGACTCTGACCTTAAGATTCAACTTAATATAAGCAATATAAATAAACATATTGATACAATAATGTATTTTAAGCCTAATATAAAAAATTTACTTGGGTGTCATAATTTTTATCCTCACAAATATACAGGACTTTCAAGAAATTTCTTTAAAGAAACAACAAAAATATTTAAACATTATTCAATCCCAACAGCCGCATTTATTAGCTCTAATAATGCAGAAGAATGCGCACGAGGGAAAGAAAAAGAAGGTGTTCCTACGCTAGAATCACATAGATCTAAAGATATAGAAACCCAAGCAAAAGATCTTTTCAAAGAAGGAATAGATACAGTCCTAATTTCTAATTGTTTTCCAAGTGAAACAGAACTAAAAAAAGTATCAAAGGTAAACAGAAATATTTTAGAGCTCAAAGCAGACCTAAATCCAGATGCAAATTCAGTAGAAAAAGAAATAATCCTTGAAAATTTACATTTTAATAGAGGTGACATTAATTCCTATAGAATTCGATCAACTATGCCAAGAGTGTACTACAATAATAAAAAATTTCCTGTACATTCTCCAAATGAAATTAAAAAAGGAGACATCCTAATAGATTCTTCAGAATACTTGGGTTATACAGGAGAACTTCAAATAGCACTAAAAGATACCCCAAATAATGGTCTTGTAAACGTAGTTGGGAAAATAATCAATGATGAAATATATCTACTTGAAAAAATAGAACCTTGGGAAAAATTCAAAATAATAGAAAATAAATAAATGCACTAATAAAAAGTTTCTTTATTGTAAAAATTTTTCAATTGCTTTAAGGACATAATAATAAACAGTAATGTAAGACTCTCTTAAATCAAGATTTTTAGAACTATCAAGAAAATATATAAATTCATTGGTAGAAGAATTAAGATCCTCAATATTATTTTTAAGTTCAAACTCCCGATTAATAGCCCTTATGTCGTCCAAATTAAAAATAATAGTGGCAAAATTCTGAATATTACCATTGATTCTATTTTTAAAAGAAATTTTTTTGTCAAAACTATCAATACCGCTAAATTCAGGTTCATTTGAATTTAAATTAACAATTTCTAATTTAAATTTACGATCAAAAAAAATACCAAAATCATAGGTTAATAAGTTTGCTTTTTTAGAACTTAAAGTCAATTTCATTGTAATATTATTGCTAAATTTATCTAAAATAAAAAAATAAGAATAATAACTAATATCTTTAATAGAATCAAAGTAATTCTTAGCATGAATGCCGGTTTTAAATTTACCATCTCCTAACGATTCATACAAAGCAATCTCACTTTTTATTACCTCATCCAAAGGTCTAATAAAAATTGAAGAAACACTAATATTGCATGAAAACAAAAAAATAATAAAGGGAAAAATAAAATTAAACTTTTTTTTCATCTAAAATTTCTCATTAAATATACTAAAATATATTAATATTAAAGAAAAGCTTGCATAAAAAGTATAACAAATTCTTTAATAATTAAAATCAAAAAGAATATAATTATTGCACTAAAATTAAATTTATACAGTTATATAGAATCACTTAAGGAACAAAAAATGAAATACCTTAAAAACATTTCCTTATTTTTGTTAATTTTAGGTTGCAAATCCATCCCAAATGGTAATTTCAATCTACACGATACAAACCATAAATTAGGAAAACTAAAATTTCAAGAAGACTCGATAATAAGCAGAAATTATGATAATAAAATATCCATTGTGGGAGTATACAACCCTTTAACAGAAAAAGAAAATTTTAAAGTCAATATTTTCATCAAAAAAAAAGGATTACAAATAGATCCTGAAAATATTTTGATAAATGAAGAAAAAATTAATTATTCAAAATATAAAGCAGAACTCAAAGTAAAATCTAGCTTTAATAAAAGCATTATCAGTATTTCACTAACTAATTCAAGAGATCTATTAACCTACATTTACGATAAAAGCACAGGGAAATACATTAACATTGACTTTAAGGACAATTGGAACGTATCGCACAGTATAAAATTTAATAAGGAGTATATTTTAGCATATATAACAGATTTTGATAAAGAAATTAAAATATCTAAAAATATTTTGCAAAAACGTATTGATAATAGAAAAATTGAAATTGAAAAAACAGAGCTTAAAACAGAATATAATGAAATAGAGGATTATTACATCTACAGTATGAAAATTCCAAAATTATTTGAAAAATCAGACGCTCCCTCTGAAACTTACGAAACATTTGTTATAGCAAATTATTACCCCTGTGAAAATTTAAATATACTGTTTTTGAATTTAAGCTTATACTCTGATAAATTACGCTTTCTAAACTCTATTTATGATGAGAATGATAGAAAATTAAAAATGGAGCCTCCTGTGAGAGCCTTAAAGAATTCAAAAACAATAAAAGAAACATTAAATATAGTATTAAGTCCTCAAAAAATAATAGAGCTAGCAAAAAACATTGAAAAAGATATTACTCTAAAATTAAAATCTTACGGAGAAAAGGGAGAATTCACATTTGAAATATATAAACCACTTCTTTTAAAATTCTTAAAAGAAGTAGATCATTGCATAAAAAATTTGCAATCAAGTAGGCATAAATTTTAACTTATTGACTCTTACACATTTGAATGCAAATTCACCAACAAAACTTTACTTTTTTAAATAAGTGTATTACTATTAATTTTAGTGCTTAATGCAATAAAAGATCAAACGATAGGAGCTTAAAATGTATCAAATAAAAACCAACAAGATGCCTTTTAATAAAGTAGTAGACCGAAGATTGAAAATATTTTGGGTCATCCAAAAACTAAGCGCCAACTACTTCATATCTAAAAAAAAATACTCTCTAAGCAATGTTGTAGCAATGACAAATTCTATATTGGAAAAAAAAGGATTCAAAAGGGTCACTAAAAGGACGATACAAAATGATATAAAAATTTTTGAAACTTTAGGATTAATTAAAAGTCATTTCAATCCACTTGGAAAAAACAATGGAAGTTTTACTTACTATACAATAAATAAAGCCCTTGAAAAATTAGCTAAAAAAATTATCAGTACAGCATATTTTATTGACAAAAAAACAAAACATGAAAAATCAAAAAATAAGCAACTAAAAAAAATTAAAATAATAGAAGAATCTCAAAAATACAAAATTTCACATCAAATAACTTCACATGTATTAAGTAATAATATAAGTAAAAAATATAAGAATTCTAAATATTCTTTTAGAAGAAAAAATCAAAACATAAAAAAAACTATAAATTTCTTAGAAAAAGAAATAAAAAAAAAATCAAAATCAATAAATCTAGAAGAAATAAAAAAAATAACAGAAAACGACATAACTTATAAGAATTCATTATGGAACTTAAAAGATTTTATGGAAGAATTAAAAGAATATGAAGAAAAAAAAATTATAAAATTTTATAAAAAAAATCTAGAAAAAAAGAAACAAAAAATATGGTTTATGGCAAAAAAATTCAAAAATACAGACTTTGATAAACTAATAAAAAAATTTAAAATTAAAAACAAAATGGAAAGAGAAAAAAATTATGAAAACGAGAACCAAATACATACATCAAATAACATAAAAAATGCTATTGTATTAATGAAGACTCTAATAAAAAAACAAAAATATGACAAAAAAATTAAAAAGTAAAGCAAAAATAATATAATGAAAAATAAAGAAACAAAAAAAAATTTTTTCAACAAAATTGAAAAATTAGAAAACAAAATTATTTATCACACAAAAATCTTTAGCATGATAAATAATTTTGAAGCAAAACCCAAAAAAGGAAAATTTTGGCTATGTCTGAGAAATATATTTAATAATAAAAAATACGAAAGTTTTCATTTATTTTCAGTAAAAGAAAACGATAAATTTTTAGGAATTTTTTATGGTTTTAAAAACCTACCAAGACCATTTGTTATAAATTATTCAGAAAAAGGAACAAAAAAAACAATAAGATTAAAAAAAATATTTTATATGGAATTCAAATTTAAAAAAGGAAGCGTTTTTTGTTATTTAAGAAGCTTATACATATTCACCAAGATAAAAAATAAAAATAAACTTTTTTATAAATCTCTTTTAGAAAGAACTCTAAAAATTGAAGAAGAAATACATAAATTTTATGGTAAAAAATATGAAAGTAATAAA
The sequence above is drawn from the Borreliella burgdorferi B31 genome and encodes:
- a CDS encoding plasmid maintenance protein, whose translation is MYQIKTNKMPFNKVVDRRLKIFWVIQKLSANYFISKKKYSLSNVVAMTNSILEKKGFKRVTKRTIQNDIKIFETLGLIKSHFNPLGKNNGSFTYYTINKALEKLAKKIISTAYFIDKKTKHEKSKNKQLKKIKIIEESQKYKISHQITSHVLSNNISKKYKNSKYSFRRKNQNIKKTINFLEKEIKKKSKSINLEEIKKITENDITYKNSLWNLKDFMEELKEYEEKKIIKFYKKNLEKKKQKIWFMAKKFKNTDFDKLIKKFKIKNKMEREKNYENENQIHTSNNIKNAIVLMKTLIKKQKYDKKIKK
- a CDS encoding PTS lactose/cellobiose transporter subunit IIA; this encodes MNKKIYSIEELIDKISMPVVAYSGEAKSFLREALEYAKNKEYDKAELTIQESKKSIAKAHEAHREIIHQSATNPNSVKTPFILIHAEDHLMSAISELSIFEELINVYKIINEIKK
- a CDS encoding DUF226 domain-containing protein, which codes for MKNKETKKNFFNKIEKLENKIIYHTKIFSMINNFEAKPKKGKFWLCLRNIFNNKKYESFHLFSVKENDKFLGIFYGFKNLPRPFVINYSEKGTKKTIRLKKIFYMEFKFKKGSVFCYLRSLYIFTKIKNKNKLFYKSLLERTLKIEEEIHKFYGKKYESNKGIVNWIKKTQK
- a CDS encoding alpha3-beta1 integrin-binding protein produces the protein MKEIGISIYPNVSPKNKIIKYLEKSAHFGFTQVFTSLLYINGNEFDIFKELLSIANKNGMKPIIDVSPEIFKELGIDLSNLRNCPKLDYFKKLGAWAIRLDNTFTGIEESLMTFNDSDLKIQLNISNINKHIDTIMYFKPNIKNLLGCHNFYPHKYTGLSRNFFKETTKIFKHYSIPTAAFISSNNAEECARGKEKEGVPTLESHRSKDIETQAKDLFKEGIDTVLISNCFPSETELKKVSKVNRNILELKADLNPDANSVEKEIILENLHFNRGDINSYRIRSTMPRVYYNNKKFPVHSPNEIKKGDILIDSSEYLGYTGELQIALKDTPNNGLVNVVGKIINDEIYLLEKIEPWEKFKIIENK
- the resT gene encoding telomere resolvase ResT; this encodes MPPKVKIKNDFEIFRKELEILYKKYLNNELSYLKLKEKLKILAENHKAILFRKDKFTNRSIILNLSKTRKIIKEYINLSVIERIRRDNTFLFFWKSRRIKELKNIGIKDRKKIEELIFSNQMNDEKSYFQYFIDLFVTPKWLNDYAHKYKIEKINSYRKEQIFVKINLNTYIEIIKLLLNQSRDIRLKFYGVLMAIGRRPVEVMKLSQFYIADKNHIRMEFIAKKRENNIVNEVVFPVFADPELIINSIKEIRYMEQTENLTKEIISSNLAYSYNRLFRQIFNNIFAPEESVYFCRAIYCKFSYLAFAPKNMEMNYWITKVLGHEPNDITTAFHYNRYVLDNLDDKADNSLLTLLNQRIYTYVRRKATYSTLTMDRLESLIKEHHIFDDNYIKTLIVIKNLMLKDNLETLAMVRGLNVKIRKAFKATYGYNYNYIKLTEYLSIIFNYKL
- a CDS encoding PTS sugar transporter subunit IIB, encoding MNILLVCGAGMSTSMLVQRIEKYAKSKNINATIEAIAETRLSEVVDRFDVVLLAPQSRFNKKRLEEITKPKGIPIEIINTIDYGTMNGEKVLQLAINAFNNKSSV
- the celB gene encoding PTS cellobiose transporter subunit IIC — encoded protein: MNFQDFIETTLVPIASKIGSNRYLIALRDGFTFSMPFLIVGSFILLLVNLPFTDSQTLLYQQWYVDLMAKYKGNLVQPFYVSMGIMSIFVVFGIGYNLSNHYKLSGITGGFLSLYTFLILAGQSDWIPYGGDAAKWGIQPNSWFPVIDARYFSAQGVFTAIIAAIFSVEVYKFLVQKNMAIKLPESVPPAVLKSFEALIPVVALSIVAQSVNIAIQSSLGSLFPEIIMSMFRPVLQISDTLVGTLTISFIVHILWFCGLHGTNVIIALLNPIILSNLDSNIRALSDNLPLPHILAGGFLDSFVYIGGAGATLGLAIAMMLSKSQHLKAIGRLSFAPGLFNINEPIMFGAPIVLNPILGIPFLLIPIFNIIVAYTLTNFGIIERVRTLVPWTTPAPIAAFFSTGLDIKSFVLVLLLLIISVFMYLPFIKAYDKALLLQEKE
- a CDS encoding lipoprotein; this translates as MKYLKNISLFLLILGCKSIPNGNFNLHDTNHKLGKLKFQEDSIISRNYDNKISIVGVYNPLTEKENFKVNIFIKKKGLQIDPENILINEEKINYSKYKAELKVKSSFNKSIISISLTNSRDLLTYIYDKSTGKYINIDFKDNWNVSHSIKFNKEYILAYITDFDKEIKISKNILQKRIDNRKIEIEKTELKTEYNEIEDYYIYSMKIPKLFEKSDAPSETYETFVIANYYPCENLNILFLNLSLYSDKLRFLNSIYDENDRKLKMEPPVRALKNSKTIKETLNIVLSPQKIIELAKNIEKDITLKLKSYGEKGEFTFEIYKPLLLKFLKEVDHCIKNLQSSRHKF